In Bubalus bubalis isolate 160015118507 breed Murrah chromosome 3, NDDB_SH_1, whole genome shotgun sequence, a genomic segment contains:
- the S1PR3 gene encoding sphingosine 1-phosphate receptor 3, producing MAMILTPRPRPYTSNETLHEHYSYVGKLEGRLKDAPEGSTLTTVLFLIICSFIVLENLMVLIAIWKNNKFHNRMYFFIGNLALCDLLAGIAYKVNILMSGKRTLSLSLTVWFLREGSMFVALGASTCSLLAIAIERHLTMIKMRPYDANKKHRVFLLIGMCWLIAFSLGALPILGWNCLHNLPDCSTILPLYSKKYIAFCISIFMAILVTIVILYARIYFLVKSSSRRVASPHNSERSMALLRTVVIVVSVFIACWSPLFILFLVDVACKVKECAVLFKAQWFIVLAVLNSAMNPIIYTLASKEMRRAFFRLVCTCLVRGRGAHSSPIQPALDPSRSKSSGSNNSSPSPKSKEDLPQTAASPCITDRNKTLQNGVIYK from the coding sequence ATGGCGATGATTCTCACGCCACGCCCCAGACCTTACACCTCCAACGAAACCCTGCACGAACATTACAGCTACGTGGGCAAGCTGGAAGGCAGGCTGAAGGACGCCCCCGAGGGCAGCACACTCACCACCGTGCTGTTCTTGATCATCTGCAGCTTCATTGTTTTGGAGAACCTGATGGTCTTGATTGCCATCTGGAAAAACAATAAATTCCACAACCGCATGTACTTTTTCATTGGTAACCTGGCCCTCTGCGACCTGCTGGCTGGCATCGCCTACAAGGTCAACATTCTGATGTCGGGCAAGAGGACACTGAGCCTCTCTCTGACGGTCTGGTTCCTACGGGAAGGCAGCATGTTTGTGGCCCTTGGGGCGTCCACCTGTAGCCTGCTAGCCATTGCTATCGAGAGACACTTGACCATGATCAAAATGAGGCCGTACGATGCCAACAAGAAGCACCGCGTGTTTCTTCTGATCGGGATGTGCTGGCTCATAGCCTTCTCACTGGGCGCCTTACCCATCCTGGGCTGGAACTGCCTGCACAACCTCCCCGACTGCTCCACCATCCTGCCCCTCTACTCCAAGAAGTACATCGCATTCTGCATCAGCATCTTCATGGCCATCCTGGTGACCATCGTGATCCTGTATGCACGCATCTACTTCCTGGTGAAGTCCAGCAGCCGCAGGGTGGCCAGCCCGCACAACTCAGAGCGGTCCATGGCCCTGCTGCGGACCGTGGTGATCGTGGTGAGCGTGTTCATCGCCTGCTGGTCCCCCCTCTTCATCCTTTTCCTTGTGGACGTGGCCTGCAAGGTGAAGGAGTGTGCTGTCCTGTTCAAGGCCCAGTGGTTCATCGTGCTGGCCGTGCTCAACTCCGCCATGAACCCCATCATCTACACACTGGCCAGCAAGGAGATGCGGCGGGCCTTCTTCCGACTTGTCTGCACCTGCCTGGTCAGGGGCCGGGGAGCCCACTCTTCACCCATCCAGCCCGCTCTCGACCCAAGCAGAAGCAAATCCAGcggcagcaacaacagcagcccctcccccaaaAGCAAGGAAGACCTCCCCCAAACAGCCGCCTCCCCCTGCATCACCGACAGAAACAAAACCCTGCAGAATGGAGTCATCTACAAGTGA